The segment CAGAAAAATAAAATTTCAAATATAATAAGTTTATTTTTGAAAAAAGATTATCAAAATTTATTTGTAGAGAGTGTTTCTTTTGAAGATGTTCTGGAAAAATTAGATAACGAGGAATTTGAACAAGATACCTTTGTGTATATAAAAATTTTGACCGAAGCAATGAAAAATTACTTAAATTACCTAACTAGTGGAAATGAAAATTATATTAATAATGCTATTAATAATATTTCGGATTTGATTATATTAGCAGAGATTGATAAAGATATTCTAGCTTGGTATATTTTTAAATTACTAAAATTACTTTTCGAAAAGTTTAATAAAGTTTCATTGTGGAATGTATTACCACCTTTATTAGGCGAAAAAAATGATGTTATAGACAAATATATTTTAAGTAACTTATTTAATTTTCCAAGTATAGTTGAGTTATTCCAAATACAGATATCAGCAGTAAAAATTAGTATGAATGATTCAGGTGCCGTAATAGCTATACCTACAAGCAGTGGGAAAACAAAAATTGCAGAAATAAATATATTAAAGGCAATGATTGAGGATCCAAACGCTATAATTTTATATCTTGCTCCATATAAATCTTTAGCTTATGAAATAGAGACATCTCTTGCAAAAAACTTAACAAAACTAAATATCAATGTTTCTAACATGTATGGAGACGAAACAGAATCCCTATTTGATAATTTTTTGCAAGGAGATTCACAGGTACTGATTGTTACACCTGAGAAAGCAAAAATGATGTTACGTAACAATGAAGAAGTGAAAAGTCGAATTAAGTTAGTAATTCTTGATGAAGGTCATTTAATAGGTAAGGATCTACGGTTTACAAGAAATGAAATCTTTTATGAAGAACTAAAATATTATGTAGTTAAAATGCATGGCAAGTTTTTAGTTCTCTCAGCAGTTCTACCAAATACGGAGCATATTGCAAAATGGTTAAATGGAAATGAAGGATATGAGTATTCTTCTCTCGAATCAATGAATGAAAAAAGATTTGGTGTGTTAATTTATCAAAATAATAATGTCACTATAAAATGGAGAGGGAAAAGTAACCCTTTCAACCATAATTTTGTAGATAGTATACCTGTTTCTAAAAAAAGAATAATGCCAAAAAATAAAAGAGAAGCAATTATGCTAAGCGCAGTTAAATTTTCAAATTCTGGTAAAGTACTAATTTATTTAGCACGTAAAGATATGATAAAGGGTTATATAAATGATTATTCTATGATTCTAGATAACTTAGAAAATAACAATTGGGATAATGAAGTGGAATGGGAAAAGTATAAAATAGTTTTGAAAAATTACTATGGAGAAAATAGTGAATATGAGAAAGTCGCAGAAAAAGGTATTATTATTCATCATGCTTCATTACCAAATGATTTGCGGATGGCTACAGAAAGACTGCTTAGAAATTCAAATCCTAAAATTATTATTGCTACATCAACTTTAGGCCAAGGAGTAAATATTGGTGTTTCTACGATACTAATTGGACACTATCGTCCAGCGAAGAATCTTATATCCAAGGGTGAATTTAACAATATTATAGGAAGAGCAGGACGTTCATATACTGATATTGAGGGAAAAGTACTTTTTGCAATAGATGGAAGTCAAGGGAGAGGAAAAGTGAAATATGAAGCTAAAATTTTTGAGGAATTTATAGATGGT is part of the Paenisporosarcina antarctica genome and harbors:
- a CDS encoding DEAD/DEAH box helicase; translation: MKNKIIESYNKFHEDAYFQNLIAQSYSRSTLRDINEPLENYPKYDDKLDIKLLMLVQLYLNTAFKISGINEDEELSKIRNDAFKISADLLKNLYYYGAIAAEKEYYLLISSMTYYVTGDFSKSFALMKNFNQKNKISNIISLFLKKDYQNLFVESVSFEDVLEKLDNEEFEQDTFVYIKILTEAMKNYLNYLTSGNENYINNAINNISDLIILAEIDKDILAWYIFKLLKLLFEKFNKVSLWNVLPPLLGEKNDVIDKYILSNLFNFPSIVELFQIQISAVKISMNDSGAVIAIPTSSGKTKIAEINILKAMIEDPNAIILYLAPYKSLAYEIETSLAKNLTKLNINVSNMYGDETESLFDNFLQGDSQVLIVTPEKAKMMLRNNEEVKSRIKLVILDEGHLIGKDLRFTRNEIFYEELKYYVVKMHGKFLVLSAVLPNTEHIAKWLNGNEGYEYSSLESMNEKRFGVLIYQNNNVTIKWRGKSNPFNHNFVDSIPVSKKRIMPKNKREAIMLSAVKFSNSGKVLIYLARKDMIKGYINDYSMILDNLENNNWDNEVEWEKYKIVLKNYYGENSEYEKVAEKGIIIHHASLPNDLRMATERLLRNSNPKIIIATSTLGQGVNIGVSTILIGHYRPAKNLISKGEFNNIIGRAGRSYTDIEGKVLFAIDGSQGRGKVKYEAKIFEEFIDGPIEKVESGVFFVLKKIYQLSQEADINFETLLELISSNENFENDTNLYLLDDTLLALLNEEDFKVESLEKIVTSSFSYLLAKNKAEEFNEEKLKQMILTRARFIKRTYQDSDKKELYLKSGIAISFVKYLESFQDLLESILVKENYLNELVTLLIDISNSELNLYRSGKNSLNADQIISWLSGDRVKAEIFTNFDWGKLYYELPLVINTFSKILLMNQREDLSVKLLELNECMKYGLPNIDAVKLYLIGINSREAATKISEKYSNTIPLYDNQLSLKIFILNEYENITKEFKDYEFHPIINSWYESHLNAKNLGNEEKLLTIRVLNVPDEIKKMRVISTGNRFYLISIDFQFKLQIGKEVFSEYKYLINELIYYFERRDQNTFILKKFIK